A window of the Streptomyces formicae genome harbors these coding sequences:
- a CDS encoding alkyl hydroperoxide reductase — MALDELKSALPDYAKDLKLNLSSVIGNAGNTGLLTQQQLWGTVLACAIATRSPIVLRELEPEAKANLSAEAYTAAKSAAAIMAMNNVFYRTRHLLSDPEYGTLRAGLRMNVIGNPGVEKTDFELWSLAVSAINGCGQCLDSHEQVLRKAGVERDVIQEAFKIASVIQAVGTTLEAEAVLAG; from the coding sequence ATGGCCCTCGATGAGCTGAAGTCCGCACTGCCGGACTACGCCAAGGACCTGAAGCTGAACCTCAGTTCAGTGATCGGCAACGCCGGGAACACAGGGCTCCTTACGCAGCAGCAGCTGTGGGGCACGGTCCTGGCCTGCGCGATCGCCACGCGCTCGCCGATCGTGCTGCGCGAGCTGGAGCCCGAGGCCAAGGCGAACCTCTCGGCCGAGGCGTACACCGCCGCCAAGTCCGCCGCCGCGATCATGGCGATGAACAACGTCTTCTACCGGACCCGGCACCTGCTGTCGGACCCCGAGTACGGGACGCTGCGCGCGGGCCTGCGGATGAACGTCATCGGCAACCCGGGCGTCGAGAAGACCGACTTCGAGCTGTGGTCGCTCGCGGTCTCCGCGATCAACGGCTGCGGCCAGTGCCTCGACTCGCACGAGCAGGTCCTGCGCAAGGCGGGCGTCGAGCGCGATGTCATCCAGGAAGCCTTCAAGATCGCTTCGGTGATCCAGGCGGTCGGCACGACGCTTGAGGCCGAGGCCGTTCTCGCGGGCTGA
- a CDS encoding PQQ-binding-like beta-propeller repeat protein, which yields MTHIRTAAGLALALLVLVLGIGAQPAFAHVSREHAELVVATGDDVTSGRLIVHHDVVAPEQAGAWAAGLLAAGCPVTGSGVPGDNGGVPGGVVVELAWSCHVDALDLGPLMDKGGLTQVVVEFDGTAADATAAAPLVDADGVHARPAFPWGTLLTVALVTAAGVLLLVAGRRFRAERRFRPAVVGALALSFLAPQAAFADEADEAPATATVEGTVFKDTDGDGRRDRGERPMPGIDVTDGAAWTTTGPDGSYRLETDPTRRETDLVSIVSPDGYTPALRKDWIPQFFRMVSETGGTGVDFALVPDRDAANPTEKWVMNSDPEVGNRSDDEARRILPQWTGQVRAMSEVDGATMQIATGDLTVTDYAAEPRRQGGYDLFSKGLEEGRLGHPFYPVMGNHDFGGTAASQGYAGSMEYYRRNLGPEWYSFDRNGRHIVVLEDNYDASGLKPQLEWLRRDLARHAVGKQVFVFAHRSLFTQWGPGAGMQPTIDELAKYDVRMVAAGHNQQAEFRRGAFQRSVEINNQGTYGIDGARPDYKVLDFSGITDDPRTHRNEDTGHVTGIHRQFDIDDDAALVSPADGSVHGRRAGVPVEVYAEDDGRTPAKAVLTVRDSRGHVVEREDVRFGKGAARPGIENCYTPPGGRPEPCPDARGAWTRASGALHGLRPGTYTAESVAYDTRGVRFPVVRNTFRVVDDSALGRPRTGQDWLRQGGDEAGRSASGDEPGALLDLKWARHTGEQFNLNGSVVADGKLIVSSRAFDSPYSMMLAYDIASGREIWRTYLDGDAESAPTLHGGKVYLTTGVGRIYALDAATGRIAWQSIDREETHGDTVRRYGRAGGPVSVFALTGGADRSVAVYQDAYTVRCRDAETGGMLPGGFGAAFSWGQAHSTAVREPGSSTAYLHSMSSNTVIAMDLATCTQLWAKDTAGDIDSHSSPVLTDPATGEAKLVTFTAYGTRGHDPKTGAVTWEAKLGGGSTCEPGRAPLTSPAVWGDTAYAAGRDGVVRAYDTSAADPSKPVWEARTGYLAGESPLDDAWRVAMGCSAGEGSPAMHPLVTEDHVYVGTWDGRLLVLDRATGRQTAAYNLGAGVASALSVSGDWVFALTDDGTVHALAARRK from the coding sequence ATGACACACATACGCACAGCAGCCGGGCTCGCCCTCGCGCTGCTGGTCCTCGTGCTGGGCATCGGCGCCCAGCCCGCGTTCGCGCATGTCTCGCGCGAGCACGCCGAACTCGTGGTCGCGACCGGTGACGACGTCACCAGCGGCCGGCTCATCGTGCACCACGACGTGGTCGCCCCCGAGCAGGCCGGGGCCTGGGCGGCCGGGCTGCTCGCGGCCGGCTGCCCGGTGACCGGCTCGGGCGTGCCCGGCGACAACGGCGGAGTGCCCGGCGGTGTCGTCGTCGAGCTGGCGTGGAGCTGCCACGTCGACGCGCTCGACCTCGGCCCGCTCATGGACAAGGGCGGACTGACCCAGGTCGTCGTCGAGTTCGACGGCACGGCGGCCGACGCCACCGCGGCCGCCCCCCTCGTCGACGCCGACGGCGTCCACGCCCGGCCGGCGTTCCCCTGGGGCACGCTGCTCACCGTCGCGCTCGTGACGGCGGCGGGCGTCCTCCTGCTGGTTGCCGGCCGCCGGTTCCGCGCCGAGCGCCGCTTCCGGCCCGCGGTCGTCGGCGCCCTCGCCCTGTCCTTCCTCGCACCCCAGGCCGCCTTCGCCGACGAGGCGGACGAGGCGCCCGCCACCGCCACCGTCGAGGGCACCGTCTTCAAGGACACCGACGGCGACGGCCGGCGGGACAGGGGCGAGCGGCCCATGCCCGGCATCGACGTCACCGACGGCGCCGCGTGGACCACGACCGGCCCGGACGGCTCGTACCGGCTGGAGACCGACCCGACGCGGCGCGAGACCGACCTCGTCAGCATCGTCTCGCCCGACGGCTACACGCCGGCCCTGCGCAAGGACTGGATCCCGCAGTTCTTCCGCATGGTCTCCGAAACCGGCGGCACGGGCGTCGACTTCGCACTCGTGCCCGACCGCGACGCCGCGAACCCCACCGAGAAGTGGGTCATGAACTCCGACCCCGAGGTCGGCAACCGCAGCGACGACGAGGCCCGCCGCATCCTGCCCCAGTGGACCGGCCAGGTCCGGGCGATGTCCGAGGTCGACGGCGCGACGATGCAGATCGCCACCGGCGACCTCACCGTCACGGACTACGCGGCCGAGCCGCGCCGCCAGGGCGGCTACGACCTGTTCAGCAAGGGCCTGGAGGAGGGCCGCCTCGGCCACCCCTTCTACCCGGTGATGGGCAACCACGACTTCGGCGGCACGGCGGCCTCCCAGGGCTACGCCGGCAGCATGGAGTACTACCGCCGCAACCTCGGCCCCGAGTGGTACAGCTTCGACCGCAACGGCCGCCACATCGTCGTCCTGGAGGACAACTACGACGCCAGCGGGCTGAAGCCGCAGCTGGAGTGGCTCCGCCGGGACCTCGCCCGGCACGCGGTCGGCAAGCAGGTCTTCGTCTTCGCGCACCGCTCGCTGTTCACCCAGTGGGGCCCGGGCGCGGGCATGCAGCCGACCATCGACGAACTCGCCAAGTACGACGTCCGGATGGTCGCCGCCGGCCACAACCAGCAGGCGGAGTTCCGCCGTGGCGCCTTCCAGCGGTCGGTCGAGATCAACAACCAGGGCACGTACGGCATCGACGGCGCCCGCCCCGACTACAAGGTCCTCGACTTCAGCGGCATCACCGACGACCCCCGCACCCACCGCAACGAGGACACCGGCCATGTGACCGGCATCCACCGGCAGTTCGACATCGACGACGACGCGGCGCTGGTCAGCCCCGCGGACGGCAGCGTCCACGGCCGGAGGGCCGGAGTGCCCGTCGAGGTGTACGCGGAGGACGACGGCCGTACGCCCGCAAAGGCGGTGCTGACCGTCCGCGACAGCCGCGGGCACGTCGTGGAGCGCGAGGACGTGCGCTTCGGGAAGGGAGCGGCCCGACCCGGCATCGAGAACTGCTACACCCCGCCCGGCGGCAGGCCCGAGCCCTGTCCCGACGCGCGCGGGGCCTGGACCCGGGCGAGCGGGGCGCTGCACGGGCTGCGGCCCGGGACGTACACCGCCGAGTCGGTCGCGTACGACACCCGGGGCGTGAGGTTCCCGGTCGTCAGGAACACCTTCCGGGTCGTGGACGACTCCGCGCTCGGCAGGCCGAGGACCGGGCAGGACTGGCTGCGGCAGGGCGGCGACGAGGCCGGCCGGTCCGCGAGCGGCGACGAGCCAGGCGCGCTCCTCGACCTCAAGTGGGCCCGCCACACCGGCGAGCAGTTCAACCTCAACGGGTCGGTGGTCGCGGACGGAAAGCTCATCGTCTCCTCCCGCGCCTTCGACTCGCCGTACAGCATGATGCTCGCCTACGACATCGCCTCCGGGCGGGAGATCTGGCGTACGTACCTGGACGGCGACGCCGAGTCGGCACCGACGCTCCACGGCGGCAAGGTCTATCTGACGACCGGCGTCGGCCGGATCTACGCGCTGGACGCGGCCACCGGCCGTATCGCCTGGCAGTCGATCGACCGCGAGGAGACGCACGGGGACACCGTGCGCCGCTACGGACGCGCGGGCGGACCGGTCAGCGTCTTCGCCCTCACGGGCGGCGCCGACCGCAGCGTCGCGGTCTACCAGGATGCGTACACCGTCCGCTGCCGCGACGCCGAGACCGGCGGAATGCTGCCCGGCGGCTTCGGGGCGGCCTTCTCGTGGGGCCAGGCGCACAGCACGGCCGTGCGCGAGCCCGGCTCCAGCACCGCCTATCTGCACTCCATGTCGAGCAACACCGTCATCGCCATGGACCTGGCGACCTGCACCCAGCTGTGGGCGAAGGACACCGCGGGCGACATCGACAGCCACTCGTCACCCGTGCTGACCGACCCGGCCACGGGCGAGGCGAAGCTGGTGACCTTCACGGCCTACGGCACCCGCGGCCACGACCCGAAGACGGGCGCCGTGACCTGGGAGGCCAAGCTCGGCGGCGGCAGCACCTGCGAGCCGGGGCGCGCCCCGCTCACCAGCCCGGCCGTGTGGGGCGACACCGCGTACGCCGCCGGCCGTGACGGTGTCGTACGCGCCTACGACACGAGCGCGGCCGACCCGTCGAAGCCGGTGTGGGAGGCCAGGACCGGCTATCTGGCGGGGGAGAGCCCGCTGGACGACGCGTGGCGGGTCGCCATGGGCTGTTCGGCCGGCGAGGGCTCACCGGCCATGCACCCGCTGGTCACCGAAGACCATGTGTACGTCGGGACCTGGGACGGCCGGCTGCTCGTCCTGGACCGTGCCACCGGCAGGCAGACCGCCGCGTACAACCTGGGCGCGGGGGTGGCCTCGGCCCTCTCCGTCAGCGGTGACTGGGTCTTCGCCCTCACGGACGACGGCACGGTCCACGCGCTGGCCGCGCGCCGGAAGTAG
- a CDS encoding SPFH domain-containing protein produces the protein MSGTSASPQDNRQVREFAAHSIGGGLALLLGLVGVAAGALLVVTGATAESTGAKAGLIVGGIVLAIAAVVAMCGLNMVAPGEARVVQLFGRYRGTIRTDGLRWVNPLTSRVKISTRVRNHETAVLKVNDAYGNPIELAAVVVWKVEDTAQAMFEVDDFVEFVSTQTEAAVRHIAIEYPYDSHDEDGLSLRGNAEEITEKLAVELHARVDAAGVRIIESRFTHLAYAPEIASAMLQRQQAGAVVAARRQIVDGAVGMVEAALTRIGEQGLVELDDERKAAMVSNLMVVLCGDRAAQPVLNTGTLYQ, from the coding sequence ATGTCCGGCACCAGCGCATCTCCACAGGACAACCGGCAGGTAAGGGAGTTCGCGGCGCACAGCATCGGCGGTGGCCTCGCGCTGCTGCTCGGCCTCGTCGGGGTGGCGGCCGGCGCGCTGCTGGTCGTGACCGGCGCCACAGCGGAGTCGACGGGCGCGAAGGCGGGGCTCATCGTCGGCGGCATCGTGCTCGCGATCGCCGCGGTCGTCGCCATGTGCGGGCTGAACATGGTGGCGCCGGGCGAGGCCCGCGTGGTCCAGCTCTTCGGGCGCTACCGGGGCACGATCCGCACCGACGGGCTGCGCTGGGTGAACCCGCTCACCTCCCGCGTGAAGATCTCCACCCGGGTGCGGAACCACGAGACCGCCGTCCTGAAGGTCAACGACGCTTACGGCAACCCGATCGAGCTCGCCGCGGTGGTGGTGTGGAAGGTCGAGGACACGGCGCAGGCGATGTTCGAAGTGGACGACTTCGTGGAGTTCGTCTCCACGCAGACCGAGGCCGCGGTGCGGCACATCGCGATCGAGTACCCGTACGACTCCCACGACGAGGACGGGCTGTCGCTGCGCGGCAACGCCGAGGAGATCACCGAGAAGCTGGCCGTCGAGCTGCACGCCCGGGTGGACGCGGCGGGTGTCCGCATCATCGAGTCCCGCTTCACCCACCTCGCGTACGCTCCGGAGATCGCGTCGGCCATGCTCCAGCGCCAGCAGGCCGGCGCCGTGGTCGCGGCGCGCCGGCAGATCGTGGACGGCGCGGTCGGCATGGTCGAGGCGGCGCTGACCCGGATCGGGGAGCAGGGCCTCGTGGAGCTGGACGACGAGCGCAAGGCGGCGATGGTGTCGAACCTGATGGTGGTGTTGTGCGGCGACCGCGCGGCCCAGCCGGTCCTCAACACGGGCACGCTCTACCAGTGA
- a CDS encoding ABC transporter ATP-binding protein codes for MNSTTRTPPAGSLLAADGLHKAYGPTKALDGAEFSIHPGEVVAVMGPSGSGKSTLLHCLAGIITPDSGTITYGGRELSAMGDAERSALRRSEFGFVFQFGRLVPELTCVENVALPLRLNGTRRKDAERTALEWMRRLEVDELAAKRPGEVSGGQGQRVAVARSLVTGPRVLFADEPTGALDSFNGERVMQLLTEAARSTNAAVVLVTHEARVAAYSDREIVVRDGKSRDMERAL; via the coding sequence GTGAACAGCACGACACGCACGCCCCCCGCAGGCTCCCTGCTCGCCGCCGACGGCCTCCACAAGGCGTACGGGCCCACCAAGGCCCTGGACGGCGCGGAGTTCTCCATCCACCCGGGCGAAGTCGTCGCCGTCATGGGCCCGTCCGGGTCCGGCAAGTCGACCCTGCTGCACTGCCTCGCCGGGATCATCACCCCCGACTCGGGCACCATCACCTACGGCGGCCGTGAGCTCTCGGCGATGGGCGACGCCGAGCGCAGCGCCCTGCGCCGCAGCGAGTTCGGCTTCGTCTTCCAGTTCGGCCGGCTCGTACCCGAACTGACCTGCGTCGAGAACGTCGCCCTGCCGCTCCGACTGAACGGCACCCGGCGCAAGGACGCCGAGCGCACCGCCCTGGAGTGGATGCGGCGCCTGGAGGTCGACGAGCTCGCCGCCAAGCGCCCCGGTGAGGTCTCCGGCGGACAGGGCCAGCGCGTCGCGGTCGCCCGCTCCCTCGTCACCGGCCCGCGCGTGCTCTTCGCCGACGAACCGACCGGCGCACTCGACTCGTTCAACGGCGAGCGCGTGATGCAGCTGCTCACCGAGGCCGCCCGGTCCACCAACGCCGCCGTCGTCCTCGTCACCCACGAGGCCCGCGTCGCCGCGTACTCGGACCGCGAGATCGTCGTACGCGACGGGAAGTCCCGGGACATGGAGCGCGCCCTGTGA
- a CDS encoding ABC transporter permease — translation MTARTWIRDLLMGARFAVSGGREGWTRTLLTGVGVGLGVALLLVTTAIPSALAARDARADARSERTAPTAEKAGHDTLLIAMADTQFRDKEIHGRRVMPEGPDAPVPPGLSRLPAPGEMAASPALDALLKSTDGALLRERLPGKVTAIIGDEGLVGPRELAYYETNEALKSSGTTPRITGFDNSAEPEPLDPVLTLLIVLVFVALLMPVAVFIAAAVRFGGERRDRRLAALRLVGADGRTARRIAAGEALAGSLAGLVLGAGFFFAARQSAAGIELYRLSVFPADLDPTPWLAALVVLAVPAAAVAVTLFALRGVVIEPLGVVRTAKPARRRIWWRLLPPLAGLALLYPMIGQGNDNGNFNQWLVIGGVVLLLIGITALLPWLVETVVGRLGGGSVSWQLAVRRLQMSSGAAARLVNGIAVAVAGAIALQMMFAGVEGDYTRNTGEDPSRAAISAMLPPGVDASGRPEAIARQIGAADGVARATLLTTTQVAPTPDHQNSIGLTIGSCAALREVARLDSCKDGDTFVVRGGYDASTTEAVAKPGRKLYAGNLYGDGGPAPVVWTLPASAREAAGRPDPNGTERGGILATPGAAPKGLGTDQFAMIYVQLDPAVPDAIEHARTAIFRADPMLTPFHLQATEQSERFASIRTGLFVGATCVLLLIGASLLVSQLEQLRERRKLLSVLVAFGTRRSTLSLSVLWQTAVPIALGLALSTAVGLGLGVVLLKMVNARVSVDWVSVATMTGIGAAVVLVVTVLSLPPLWRLMRPEGLRTE, via the coding sequence GTGACCGCCCGTACCTGGATCCGCGATCTCCTCATGGGCGCCAGGTTCGCAGTGAGCGGCGGCCGTGAGGGCTGGACCCGTACGCTCCTCACCGGCGTCGGGGTCGGCCTGGGCGTAGCGCTGCTGCTCGTCACGACCGCGATCCCGAGCGCGCTCGCCGCCCGCGACGCCCGCGCGGACGCCCGCAGCGAGCGCACCGCGCCCACCGCGGAGAAGGCCGGCCACGACACGCTGCTCATCGCCATGGCTGACACGCAGTTCCGCGACAAGGAGATCCACGGCCGACGGGTCATGCCGGAGGGCCCTGACGCACCGGTCCCGCCGGGCCTGTCGCGCTTGCCCGCGCCCGGCGAGATGGCCGCCTCCCCCGCCCTCGACGCCCTGCTGAAGTCCACGGATGGCGCCCTGCTGCGCGAGCGCCTGCCGGGGAAGGTCACCGCGATCATCGGCGACGAGGGGCTGGTCGGCCCCCGCGAACTCGCCTATTACGAGACCAACGAGGCCCTCAAGAGCAGCGGAACGACACCGCGGATCACCGGCTTCGACAACTCCGCCGAGCCGGAACCCCTGGACCCCGTCCTCACGCTCCTCATCGTGCTGGTCTTCGTCGCCCTGCTGATGCCCGTCGCCGTCTTCATCGCAGCCGCCGTCCGCTTCGGCGGCGAGCGCCGCGACCGGCGGCTCGCCGCGCTGCGGCTGGTCGGCGCCGACGGACGGACGGCCCGGCGGATCGCGGCGGGCGAGGCGCTCGCCGGCTCCCTCGCCGGACTCGTCCTCGGCGCCGGGTTCTTCTTCGCCGCACGCCAGTCGGCTGCCGGGATCGAGCTGTACCGGCTGAGCGTCTTCCCCGCCGATCTCGACCCCACGCCGTGGCTCGCCGCACTCGTCGTGCTCGCAGTGCCGGCCGCGGCGGTCGCGGTCACGCTGTTCGCCCTGCGCGGCGTGGTGATCGAGCCGCTCGGCGTCGTCCGTACGGCCAAGCCCGCGCGGCGCCGGATCTGGTGGCGGCTGCTGCCGCCGCTGGCCGGACTCGCCCTGCTCTACCCGATGATCGGGCAGGGCAACGACAACGGGAACTTCAACCAGTGGCTGGTCATCGGCGGCGTCGTGCTGCTGCTGATCGGCATCACGGCGCTGCTGCCGTGGCTGGTCGAGACGGTCGTCGGTCGCCTCGGCGGCGGTTCGGTCTCCTGGCAACTGGCCGTCCGGCGGCTCCAGATGAGCAGCGGTGCGGCGGCCCGGCTGGTCAACGGCATCGCCGTCGCGGTCGCCGGCGCGATCGCGCTGCAGATGATGTTCGCGGGCGTGGAGGGCGACTACACCAGGAACACGGGTGAGGATCCCTCGCGTGCCGCGATCTCGGCGATGCTGCCGCCGGGCGTCGACGCCTCCGGGCGACCAGAGGCGATCGCCCGGCAGATCGGCGCGGCCGACGGTGTCGCCAGGGCCACCCTGCTGACGACGACCCAGGTCGCCCCCACGCCCGACCACCAGAACTCCATCGGCCTCACCATCGGCAGCTGCGCGGCGCTGCGCGAGGTGGCCCGTCTGGACTCGTGCAAGGACGGCGACACCTTCGTCGTGCGCGGCGGCTACGACGCCTCCACCACGGAGGCGGTCGCGAAACCCGGCCGCAAGCTGTACGCCGGGAACCTCTACGGCGACGGAGGGCCGGCCCCGGTCGTCTGGACCCTGCCCGCGTCCGCCCGGGAGGCCGCGGGCCGCCCCGACCCGAACGGTACGGAGCGCGGCGGCATCCTCGCGACGCCGGGCGCGGCGCCGAAGGGGCTCGGCACGGACCAGTTCGCGATGATCTACGTCCAGCTCGACCCGGCCGTACCGGACGCGATCGAGCACGCCCGTACGGCGATCTTCCGGGCCGACCCGATGCTGACGCCGTTCCATCTCCAGGCCACCGAGCAGTCCGAGCGCTTCGCCTCGATCCGTACCGGGCTGTTCGTCGGAGCGACGTGTGTGCTGCTGCTGATCGGGGCGAGCCTGCTCGTCTCGCAGCTGGAGCAGCTGCGCGAACGCAGGAAGCTGCTCTCGGTGCTGGTCGCCTTCGGCACCCGCCGCTCCACGCTGAGCCTCTCGGTCCTGTGGCAGACCGCCGTCCCGATCGCGCTCGGGCTGGCGCTGTCCACGGCGGTGGGCCTGGGACTGGGCGTCGTGCTGCTGAAGATGGTGAACGCGCGGGTGTCGGTGGACTGGGTGTCCGTCGCGACGATGACGGGGATCGGGGCGGCGGTGGTCCTGGTGGTGACGGTGCTGAGCCTGCCGCCGCTGTGGCGCCTGATGCGCCCGGAGGGGCTGCGTACGGAGTAG
- a CDS encoding hydrogen peroxide-inducible genes activator, whose translation MNTMTRARQSGKQSGKQPSLAQLRAFAAVAEHLHFRDAAAAIGMSQPALSGAVSALEEALGVQLLERTTRRVLLSPAGERLAVRAKAVLDAVGELMEEAEAVRAPFTGVLRLGVIPTVAPYLLPSVLRLVHERYPELDLQVHEEQTSSLLEGLSGGRLDLLLLAVPLGVPGVTELPLFDEDFVLVTPEEHWLGGRQDVPREALKELPLLLLDEGHCLRDQALDICREAGRTQGAPVTTTAAGLSTLVQLVAGGLGVTLLPRTAVAVETGRDPALTTAYFADPAPARRVALAMRAGAARQDEFEEFASALRGALRGLPVRVVS comes from the coding sequence ATGAACACGATGACTCGGGCCAGGCAGTCCGGCAAGCAATCCGGTAAACAGCCCAGTCTGGCGCAGCTGCGCGCCTTCGCTGCCGTGGCCGAGCATCTGCACTTCCGGGACGCCGCGGCCGCCATCGGGATGAGCCAGCCCGCGCTCTCGGGGGCCGTTTCGGCGCTGGAGGAGGCACTGGGTGTCCAGCTGCTGGAGCGTACGACGCGGAGGGTGCTGCTGTCGCCCGCCGGGGAGCGGCTCGCGGTCCGCGCCAAGGCCGTCCTCGACGCGGTGGGCGAGCTGATGGAGGAGGCCGAGGCGGTGCGGGCGCCGTTCACCGGGGTGCTGCGGCTGGGGGTGATCCCGACCGTGGCCCCGTACCTGCTGCCGAGCGTGCTGCGGCTGGTCCATGAGCGATACCCGGAGCTCGACCTCCAGGTCCACGAGGAGCAGACCTCCTCCCTGCTGGAGGGGCTGTCCGGGGGGCGGCTCGACCTGCTGCTGCTCGCGGTGCCGCTGGGGGTGCCCGGGGTGACCGAACTGCCGCTGTTCGACGAGGACTTCGTCCTCGTCACGCCGGAGGAGCACTGGCTCGGCGGCCGTCAGGACGTTCCGCGCGAGGCGCTGAAGGAGCTCCCGCTGCTGCTGCTCGACGAGGGGCACTGTCTGCGCGACCAGGCCCTCGACATCTGCCGCGAGGCGGGCCGCACGCAGGGCGCCCCGGTCACCACGACGGCGGCCGGCCTGTCCACGCTGGTCCAACTGGTCGCGGGCGGGCTCGGCGTGACGCTGCTGCCGCGGACGGCGGTCGCGGTCGAGACGGGCCGCGATCCGGCCCTGACGACGGCCTACTTCGCCGACCCGGCCCCCGCGCGCCGCGTCGCCCTGGCGATGCGCGCGGGTGCGGCCCGCCAGGACGAGTTCGAGGAGTTCGCGTCGGCGCTCCGGGGGGCGCTGCGGGGGTTGCCGGTCCGGGTGGTGAGCTGA
- a CDS encoding peroxiredoxin, translating into MLTVGDQFPTFELTACVSLESGKEFEQITHKSYEGKWKVVFAWPKDFTFVCPTEIAAFGKLNEEFADRDAQVLGFSGDSEFVHHAWRKDHDDLRDLPFPMLADSKHELMRDLGIEGEDGFAQRAVFIVDPNNEIQFTMVTAGSVGRNPKEVLRVLDALQTDELCPCNWTKGENTLDPVKLLAGE; encoded by the coding sequence GTGCTCACTGTCGGTGACCAGTTCCCCACGTTCGAGCTGACCGCCTGCGTCTCGCTGGAGAGCGGCAAGGAGTTCGAGCAGATCACCCACAAGTCCTACGAGGGCAAGTGGAAGGTGGTCTTCGCGTGGCCCAAGGACTTCACCTTCGTCTGCCCCACCGAGATCGCCGCGTTCGGCAAGCTGAACGAGGAGTTCGCCGACCGTGACGCCCAGGTCCTCGGCTTCTCCGGCGACTCCGAGTTCGTCCACCACGCCTGGCGCAAGGACCACGACGACCTGCGTGACCTGCCCTTCCCGATGCTGGCCGACTCCAAGCACGAGCTCATGCGCGACCTCGGCATCGAGGGCGAGGACGGCTTCGCCCAGCGCGCCGTCTTCATCGTGGACCCGAACAACGAGATCCAGTTCACGATGGTGACCGCCGGCTCCGTCGGCCGTAACCCCAAGGAGGTCCTGCGGGTCCTCGACGCTCTGCAGACCGATGAGCTGTGCCCCTGCAACTGGACCAAGGGCGAGAACACCCTCGACCCGGTCAAGCTGCTGGCCGGTGAGTGA
- a CDS encoding PadR family transcriptional regulator yields MSIGHTLLGLLESGPRHGYDLKRAFDEKFGHDRPLAYGQVYSTMSRLLKNGLVEVDGIEPGGGPERKRYAITEAGVTDVARWLATPEKPEPYLQSTLYTKVVLALLTGRGAAELLDTQRSEHLRLMRILTDRKRRGDLAEQLICDHALFHLEADLRWLELTAARLDQLAKAVTA; encoded by the coding sequence ATGTCCATCGGTCACACACTCCTCGGACTCCTGGAGTCCGGCCCCCGCCACGGCTACGACCTCAAGCGCGCCTTCGACGAGAAGTTCGGCCACGACCGGCCCCTCGCCTACGGCCAGGTCTACTCGACCATGTCCCGCCTGCTGAAGAACGGCCTCGTCGAGGTCGACGGAATCGAGCCCGGCGGCGGCCCCGAGCGCAAGCGGTACGCGATCACCGAGGCGGGTGTCACCGACGTCGCCCGGTGGCTGGCCACGCCCGAGAAGCCGGAGCCGTACCTCCAGTCGACCCTCTACACCAAGGTCGTCCTCGCCCTGCTCACCGGGCGCGGCGCCGCCGAGCTGCTCGACACCCAGCGCTCGGAACATCTGCGGCTGATGCGCATCCTCACCGACCGCAAGCGCCGCGGCGACCTCGCCGAACAGCTCATCTGCGACCACGCGCTCTTCCACCTCGAAGCCGACCTGCGCTGGCTGGAGCTGACCGCAGCCCGGCTCGACCAGCTCGCGAAGGCCGTGACGGCGTGA